A single genomic interval of Blastocatellia bacterium harbors:
- a CDS encoding YIP1 family protein, with translation MSDHLNEGRVTKPPEGEAQAQVEPVRAWGVWERVIGMFVRPRATFQTLKAHPTWLVALFLLAGSTMVLQLVYITRVPYAMRWEANLEKTIKINRKLGMDPQEEQYLRQEYARQAQRGETSLQKLWQGVVIPLINWLMIVVVGAALYQVGALLARDRLLFKRALAVRAYAEMPPTIVLSLFLIIQMVLSAPEEVVDYKGLVRGNLGILIENPDAHVVLTTIANHLDLFQFWSVGLAALGLSVMLEKAKRWVAVGIAGGVWLLGVLVKIAINSAAGVVIV, from the coding sequence GTGAGCGACCATCTCAACGAGGGAAGAGTAACGAAGCCGCCAGAGGGTGAAGCCCAGGCGCAGGTCGAACCCGTCAGGGCATGGGGAGTCTGGGAGCGCGTCATTGGGATGTTCGTGCGGCCTCGAGCGACCTTTCAGACGCTTAAGGCCCATCCGACATGGCTCGTTGCGCTTTTCCTCTTGGCCGGGTCCACGATGGTGCTCCAGCTGGTCTACATCACGCGCGTTCCATACGCGATGCGGTGGGAAGCTAACTTGGAGAAGACCATCAAGATCAACAGGAAATTAGGCATGGACCCGCAAGAGGAGCAATACCTTCGCCAGGAATATGCCCGGCAAGCCCAGCGCGGAGAGACGTCACTGCAGAAGCTGTGGCAGGGAGTGGTCATTCCTTTAATCAACTGGTTGATGATAGTTGTTGTCGGCGCTGCGTTATACCAAGTCGGTGCGCTGTTGGCTAGAGACCGCTTATTGTTCAAGCGCGCTTTAGCCGTGCGGGCATATGCCGAGATGCCGCCGACGATCGTGCTATCCCTGTTTCTCATCATCCAGATGGTCTTGAGCGCGCCTGAAGAGGTTGTGGACTATAAGGGCCTCGTGCGTGGCAACTTAGGCATCCTGATCGAAAATCCAGACGCTCATGTTGTGCTGACCACGATCGCGAACCATCTCGATCTCTTCCAATTCTGGTCCGTGGGGCTGGCGGCTCTTGGGCTTTCGGTCATGTTGGAGAAGGCGAAGCGGTGGGTAGCTGTAGGTATTGCGGGGGGCGTTTGGCTGCTGGGAGTGCTGGTGAAGATCGCCATCAATAGCGCAGCAGGCGTTGTGATCGTCTAA